A stretch of Saccharothrix texasensis DNA encodes these proteins:
- a CDS encoding MarR family winged helix-turn-helix transcriptional regulator has product MSAMAPARTESDLSFLLDHTSHVLRTRIAAALAEIGLTARMHCVLVHALQEERTQIQLAELGDMDKTTMVVTVDALEKAGLAERRPSTTDRRARIIAVTEKGAELAARSQAVVDGVHRAALESLPGKDREALLAALNLLVGGHLSTPIPAPQTARRARESTR; this is encoded by the coding sequence ATGTCCGCCATGGCCCCGGCCCGCACCGAATCCGACCTGTCGTTCCTCCTGGACCACACCAGCCACGTGCTGCGCACCCGGATCGCGGCGGCGCTGGCCGAGATCGGGCTGACCGCGCGGATGCACTGCGTCCTCGTGCACGCCTTGCAGGAGGAGCGCACGCAGATCCAGCTGGCCGAGCTCGGCGACATGGACAAGACCACGATGGTGGTCACGGTGGACGCGCTGGAGAAGGCCGGGCTCGCCGAGCGCCGGCCGTCCACCACCGACCGGCGGGCCCGGATCATCGCCGTCACCGAGAAGGGCGCCGAGCTGGCCGCGCGGAGCCAGGCGGTCGTGGACGGGGTGCACCGGGCCGCCTTGGAGTCGCTGCCCGGCAAAGATCGCGAAGCCCTGCTGGCCGCGCTGAACCTGCTGGTCGGCGGCCATCTGTCGACCCCGATCCCGGCACCGCAGACGGCCCGCCGCGCCCGCGAGAGCACCAGGTGA
- a CDS encoding sigma-70 family RNA polymerase sigma factor: MDEVLATSSAEGAEDADLTRARAGDGAAFTRLVEPLRRELHAHCYRMLGSTHDADDALQDALLRAWRGLAGFEGRGSLRSWLYKVATRTCLDTVESRGRRALPVDLGPAADRTVLDDVPLTDVAWLGPYPDAGLRDSGPAGRYAQREAVELAFVAALQHLPGNQRAALLLFEVLGFAAAEIAAMMGTSATSVNSALARARRVIAEKSPEHGRQQALRLIDDARLRQVVADYAGALERGDADAMVALLTEDVTWSMPPLPHWYRGIEAVADFVARVPVGGCPPWRHRVTSANAQPAVACYLWDDDAGAYLAWAVNVLTLRGDLIRDVTSFVGAEHFPLFGLPASLP, encoded by the coding sequence GTGGACGAAGTTCTTGCGACGAGTTCCGCCGAGGGCGCCGAAGACGCCGACCTGACGCGGGCGCGCGCGGGCGACGGTGCGGCGTTCACGCGCCTCGTCGAGCCGCTGCGCCGGGAGCTGCACGCCCACTGCTACCGCATGCTCGGTTCCACCCACGACGCCGATGATGCGCTCCAGGACGCGCTGCTGCGCGCGTGGCGCGGGCTGGCGGGCTTCGAAGGGCGCGGCTCGCTGCGCTCGTGGCTGTACAAAGTGGCCACCCGCACGTGCCTGGACACCGTCGAGAGCCGTGGCCGGCGCGCGCTGCCGGTGGACCTCGGGCCGGCCGCCGACCGCACGGTGCTCGACGACGTGCCCTTGACCGACGTGGCCTGGCTCGGGCCGTACCCGGACGCGGGCCTGCGCGACAGCGGGCCGGCCGGGCGCTACGCGCAGCGCGAGGCCGTCGAGCTGGCCTTCGTCGCCGCGTTGCAGCACTTGCCGGGCAACCAGCGGGCGGCGTTGCTGCTGTTCGAGGTGCTCGGGTTCGCCGCGGCCGAGATCGCCGCGATGATGGGCACCTCGGCCACGTCCGTGAACTCCGCCCTGGCCAGGGCCCGCCGGGTGATCGCCGAGAAGTCGCCCGAGCACGGCCGGCAGCAGGCGTTGCGGCTGATCGACGACGCCCGGCTGCGGCAGGTCGTGGCCGACTACGCCGGCGCGCTGGAACGCGGCGACGCCGACGCCATGGTCGCGTTGCTGACCGAGGACGTCACCTGGTCGATGCCGCCGCTGCCGCACTGGTACCGCGGCATCGAGGCGGTCGCCGACTTCGTCGCGCGGGTGCCGGTGGGCGGCTGCCCGCCCTGGCGGCACCGGGTGACCAGCGCCAACGCCCAGCCCGCCGTCGCCTGCTACCTGTGGGACGACGACGCGGGCGCCTACCTGGCGTGGGCGGTCAACGTGCTGACGCTGCGCGGCGACCTCATCAGGGACGTCACGTCGTTCGTCGGCGCGGAGCACTTCCCGCTGTTCGGCCTGCCCGCCTCACTGCCGTGA
- a CDS encoding alpha/beta fold hydrolase has product MTETATTATLRVPDALLHYEVRGRGPLVVLAAAPMDARSFEPLADLLAADHTVLTTDPRGIYRSQVDDPDADATPELRADDLARLIRHLDVGPAAAVLGSSGGAVSVLALAQAHPGLARTVIAHEPPLDQLVADREDLLRRTDEMVATYLSGDPLGAWRQFMAIADIAMPDEVVEQMFGGERSAQDLADERFQYEHMLRPTVRWVPDLDALRSASTRIVVGIGEDSGGELCERTSEALARGLGVEPTRFPGGHVGFAEDPRRFAVRLREVLGEG; this is encoded by the coding sequence ATGACCGAGACCGCCACCACCGCCACCCTGCGGGTGCCCGACGCGCTGCTGCACTACGAGGTGCGCGGCCGGGGACCGCTGGTGGTGCTCGCCGCCGCGCCGATGGACGCCAGGTCGTTCGAACCGCTGGCCGACCTGCTCGCCGCGGACCACACCGTGCTCACCACGGACCCGCGCGGCATCTACCGCAGCCAGGTGGACGACCCGGACGCCGACGCCACGCCGGAACTGCGCGCCGACGACCTGGCCCGGCTCATCCGGCACCTCGACGTCGGCCCGGCGGCGGCCGTGCTCGGCTCCAGCGGCGGCGCGGTGAGCGTGCTGGCGCTGGCGCAGGCGCACCCCGGGCTGGCGCGCACCGTGATCGCCCACGAGCCGCCGCTGGACCAGCTCGTGGCGGACCGCGAGGACCTGCTCCGGCGGACCGACGAGATGGTCGCGACCTACCTGTCCGGTGACCCGCTCGGGGCGTGGCGTCAGTTCATGGCCATCGCGGACATCGCCATGCCCGACGAGGTGGTCGAGCAGATGTTCGGCGGTGAGCGCTCGGCGCAGGACCTCGCCGACGAGCGGTTCCAGTACGAGCACATGCTCCGGCCGACCGTGCGGTGGGTACCCGACCTCGACGCGCTGCGGTCGGCGTCGACCCGGATCGTGGTCGGCATCGGCGAGGACTCGGGCGGCGAGCTGTGCGAGCGCACGTCGGAGGCGTTGGCCCGCGGTCTCGGTGTCGAGCCGACCAGGTTCCCCGGTGGTCACGTCGGCTTCGCCGAGGACCCGCGGCGGTTCGCGGTCCGGCTGCGGGAGGTGCTGGGGGAGGGCTGA
- a CDS encoding MFS transporter, producing MSSSLDQPLGAPHDRPRPNRWSALVVLSAATLMTVLDGSIVTVAMPAIQHDLGFSPAGLSWTVNAYLIAFGGLLLLAGRLGDLVGRKAMFLAGTAVFTAASLLAGAAGTPGLLIAARFLQGAGSAMTSAVVLGILVTLFTDPAERAKAIGVFSFTGAAGASIGQVLGGVLTDALSWHWIFFINLPIGVATVLLAIRVLPADRGTGLSAGADVLGAALVTSGLVLGLYTVVKVEQHGWTAAHTLGLGAVSVALLAAFTVRQARARTPLMPLRILRSRTVVGANLVQLLTLSAMFAFQIIVALFMQKVLAYSALATGLAMLPAAVAIGGVSLFASARLTTRFGERAVLLVGLALLAGAMVELTAVPVDADYATDLLPVMLLISGGGLVLPALASLGMSDAKPDDAGLASGLFTTTQQVGMAVGVAVLSTLAAARTGAELAAGVAEPVALTAGYHVAFTVAAALLVAAFAVALIVLRKRSA from the coding sequence ATGTCGTCCTCGCTCGACCAGCCGCTCGGCGCACCGCACGACCGCCCCCGACCCAACCGCTGGTCCGCGCTGGTCGTGCTGTCCGCCGCGACGCTGATGACCGTCCTCGACGGCAGCATCGTCACCGTGGCGATGCCCGCCATCCAGCACGACCTCGGCTTCTCCCCCGCCGGCCTGAGCTGGACCGTCAACGCCTACCTGATCGCGTTCGGCGGCCTGCTGCTGCTCGCCGGCCGGCTCGGCGACCTGGTCGGCCGCAAGGCGATGTTCCTGGCCGGCACCGCCGTCTTCACCGCCGCGTCGCTGCTGGCGGGCGCGGCCGGCACGCCGGGGCTGCTCATCGCGGCCCGGTTCCTCCAGGGCGCGGGCAGCGCGATGACGTCGGCGGTCGTGCTCGGCATCCTGGTCACCCTGTTCACCGACCCGGCGGAACGCGCCAAGGCCATCGGCGTGTTCAGCTTCACCGGCGCGGCGGGCGCGTCCATCGGGCAGGTGCTGGGCGGTGTGCTGACCGACGCGTTGAGCTGGCACTGGATCTTCTTCATCAACCTGCCGATCGGCGTGGCCACCGTGCTGCTCGCGATCCGGGTGCTGCCGGCCGACCGGGGCACGGGCCTGTCCGCCGGCGCCGACGTGCTCGGCGCGGCGCTGGTCACGAGCGGCCTGGTGCTCGGCCTCTACACCGTGGTGAAGGTCGAGCAGCACGGCTGGACGGCGGCGCACACACTCGGCCTCGGGGCCGTGTCGGTCGCGTTGCTGGCCGCGTTCACCGTGCGGCAGGCCCGTGCGCGCACGCCGTTGATGCCGCTGCGGATCCTGCGTTCGCGCACCGTGGTCGGCGCGAACCTGGTGCAGCTGCTCACGTTGTCGGCGATGTTCGCGTTCCAGATCATCGTGGCGCTGTTCATGCAGAAGGTGCTGGCCTACAGCGCGCTCGCCACCGGATTGGCGATGCTGCCGGCGGCGGTCGCGATCGGCGGTGTGTCGCTGTTCGCCTCGGCCCGGTTGACCACGCGGTTCGGTGAGCGCGCCGTGCTGCTGGTCGGGCTGGCGCTGCTGGCGGGCGCGATGGTCGAGCTGACCGCGGTCCCGGTGGACGCCGACTACGCCACCGACCTGCTGCCCGTGATGCTGCTGATCTCCGGCGGCGGGCTGGTGCTGCCCGCGCTGGCGTCGCTGGGCATGTCCGACGCGAAGCCGGACGACGCGGGCTTGGCGTCCGGCCTGTTCACCACCACGCAGCAGGTCGGCATGGCGGTGGGGGTGGCCGTGCTGTCCACGCTGGCCGCCGCGCGGACCGGGGCGGAGCTGGCGGCGGGCGTCGCCGAGCCGGTCGCGCTGACCGCCGGGTACCACGTGGCCTTCACCGTCGCCGCCGCGTTGCTCGTCGCCGCCTTCGCGGTCGCCCTGATCGTCCTGCGCAAGCGTTCCGCCTGA
- a CDS encoding VOC family protein: MDISIHQTFLPQDDPDAALAFYRDTLGFEVRNDVGYEGMRWITVGPAGQPGTSIVLHPPAADPGVTDEERRTITEMMAKGTYAAINLATKDLDGTFDELQAGGAEVVQEPTEHPYGVRDCAFRDPAGNLIRIQQLR; encoded by the coding sequence ATGGACATCAGCATTCACCAGACCTTCCTCCCGCAGGACGACCCGGACGCCGCGCTCGCCTTCTACCGCGACACCCTCGGCTTCGAGGTGCGCAACGACGTCGGCTACGAGGGCATGCGCTGGATCACGGTCGGCCCCGCCGGCCAACCCGGCACCTCGATCGTGCTGCACCCGCCGGCCGCCGACCCCGGCGTCACCGACGAGGAGCGCCGCACCATCACCGAGATGATGGCCAAGGGCACCTACGCCGCGATCAACCTCGCCACCAAGGACCTCGACGGCACGTTCGACGAGCTCCAGGCCGGTGGGGCCGAAGTCGTCCAGGAACCGACCGAGCACCCCTACGGCGTGCGCGACTGCGCGTTCCGCGACCCGGCGGGCAACCTGATCCGCATCCAGCAGCTGCGCTGA
- a CDS encoding response regulator transcription factor, whose translation MADELSAVVVDDHPAVRAGVAYWLSCGTPPIRVAASGEDVRSAWLGEGADADVVILDLHLGGPTPVLGDLRRLVEAGRRVVVYSMRADDDIALQCLELGALCYLTKAEGAEHLVQATRAAAEGRSYTPPSLAGALAGDRSDHRPALSAREVEVLVEWFQSESKEFVAQRLGISLSTVNSHLERIRVKYALIGREAPTKAALVARAIQDGLIGVDDL comes from the coding sequence ATGGCGGACGAGCTGAGCGCGGTGGTGGTGGACGACCACCCCGCGGTGCGGGCGGGCGTCGCCTACTGGCTGTCCTGCGGCACGCCACCGATCCGGGTTGCCGCGAGCGGCGAGGACGTGCGCTCGGCGTGGCTCGGCGAGGGCGCGGACGCCGACGTGGTGATCCTCGACCTGCACCTGGGCGGACCGACGCCGGTGCTCGGCGACCTGCGCCGGCTGGTCGAGGCGGGCCGGCGGGTGGTCGTGTACTCGATGCGCGCCGACGACGACATCGCGTTGCAGTGCCTGGAGCTGGGCGCGTTGTGCTACCTGACCAAGGCGGAGGGCGCGGAGCACCTCGTGCAGGCGACCCGGGCGGCGGCGGAGGGGCGGTCGTACACGCCGCCGTCGCTGGCGGGCGCGTTGGCTGGCGACCGGTCCGACCACCGGCCCGCGTTGTCGGCGCGCGAGGTCGAGGTGCTGGTCGAGTGGTTCCAGTCGGAGTCCAAGGAGTTCGTGGCGCAGCGGCTGGGGATCTCGCTGAGCACGGTGAACTCGCACCTGGAGCGGATCCGGGTCAAGTACGCGCTGATCGGCCGGGAGGCGCCGACGAAGGCCGCGCTGGTGGCGCGGGCGATCCAGGACGGGCTGATCGGCGTGGACGACCTCTGA
- a CDS encoding pyridoxamine 5'-phosphate oxidase family protein, with amino-acid sequence MTVDAGPAPRTLTDDELVDLLGGQRFGVLATVKRSGHPHLSTVLYQWDADERVIRVSTTADRLKARQIRADPKVSLHVSGPDVWSFAVVEGDAELVEAADGPDLAPDRRLTITIAATRLYGTALDVGPQAGSRPGPIPVV; translated from the coding sequence ATGACCGTCGACGCCGGCCCCGCGCCCCGCACCCTGACCGACGACGAGCTGGTGGACCTGCTCGGCGGGCAGCGCTTCGGCGTGCTGGCGACCGTGAAGCGCAGCGGCCACCCCCACCTGTCCACCGTGCTCTACCAGTGGGACGCCGACGAGCGGGTGATCCGGGTGTCGACCACCGCCGACCGCCTGAAAGCCCGCCAGATCCGCGCCGACCCGAAGGTCTCGCTGCACGTGAGCGGGCCGGACGTGTGGTCGTTCGCGGTGGTGGAAGGCGACGCGGAGCTGGTGGAGGCGGCGGACGGCCCGGACCTCGCCCCGGACCGCCGCCTGACCATCACGATCGCCGCGACCCGCCTCTACGGCACCGCGCTGGACGTGGGGCCCCAGGCCGGGAGCCGACCCGGGCCGATCCCGGTCGTGTGA
- a CDS encoding sensor histidine kinase, translating into MPGQVETELLTAIARFAGPVRGVGVSLISVFGVLSVPTEALPLGLGLLGLVLIGAVADFGSPRLSFVLAVVRVVALCAAHDELGGTGQWTFNVLTTTAITAQWQWSPKVTVPTTAALLAVYVTAAGFDGAAVLRVVVECAVALAAFRLVRRSSRRVDELRTRRAAMERAEAVALERRGREREYLALLHDTASATFLVVAVDGREADRAEVAGYARRDLDLLTGTSGVPRDSAVDVGSSLRAVVEHSPLAVDARWESALVPASVALALVRAVREALANVERHAGTGAAEVHVRAIGGGVEVRVADSGRGFDVGAVSDHRRGIRGSVVERMAAVGGTAEVTSRPGRTTVRLAWPRG; encoded by the coding sequence ATGCCGGGTCAGGTCGAGACGGAGCTCCTGACCGCCATCGCGCGGTTCGCCGGACCGGTCCGCGGTGTCGGCGTCAGCCTGATCAGCGTGTTCGGCGTGCTGTCGGTGCCGACCGAGGCCCTGCCGCTCGGGCTGGGGCTGCTCGGCCTGGTGCTGATCGGCGCGGTCGCGGACTTCGGGTCGCCACGGCTGTCGTTCGTGCTCGCGGTCGTGCGGGTGGTGGCGCTGTGCGCGGCGCACGACGAGCTCGGCGGCACGGGCCAGTGGACGTTCAACGTGCTCACCACCACCGCGATCACGGCGCAGTGGCAGTGGTCGCCGAAGGTCACCGTGCCGACGACGGCCGCGCTGCTGGCGGTGTACGTCACCGCGGCCGGGTTCGACGGCGCGGCGGTGCTGCGGGTGGTCGTGGAGTGCGCGGTGGCGCTGGCGGCGTTCCGGCTGGTGCGCCGGTCGTCACGGCGGGTGGACGAGCTGCGGACGAGGCGGGCCGCGATGGAGCGGGCCGAGGCGGTGGCGCTGGAGCGGCGCGGGCGTGAGCGCGAGTACCTGGCGTTGCTGCACGACACGGCGTCGGCGACGTTCCTGGTGGTGGCGGTCGACGGGCGGGAAGCCGACCGGGCCGAGGTCGCCGGGTACGCGCGGCGGGACCTCGACCTGCTGACCGGCACGTCGGGTGTGCCGAGGGACAGCGCGGTGGACGTCGGGTCGTCGTTGCGGGCGGTGGTGGAGCACAGCCCGTTGGCCGTCGACGCGCGGTGGGAGAGCGCGCTCGTGCCGGCTTCGGTGGCGTTGGCGCTGGTGCGGGCGGTGCGGGAGGCGTTGGCGAACGTGGAGCGGCACGCGGGCACGGGGGCGGCCGAGGTGCACGTGAGGGCGATCGGCGGTGGTGTCGAGGTGCGGGTGGCGGACTCGGGGCGGGGGTTCGACGTCGGGGCGGTGTCGGACCACCGGCGGGGCATCCGGGGGTCGGTGGTGGAGCGGATGGCGGCGGTCGGCGGCACCGCCGAGGTGACCTCCCGGCCGGGCCGGACGACCGTGCGGCTGGCGTGGCCCCGTGGCTGA
- a CDS encoding helix-turn-helix transcriptional regulator, producing the protein MTSTSAATQHLRDLARLRRVRDRMDREYAQPLDVEALARGVNMSAGHLSRQFRRAYGESPYSYLMTRRIERAMALLRRGDLSVTEVCFAVGCSSLGTFSTRFTELVGVPPSEYRREATGATGGMPACVAKQVTRPVRNREASAPGPDLA; encoded by the coding sequence GTGACCAGCACCTCCGCCGCGACGCAGCACCTGCGCGACCTGGCCAGGTTGCGCCGCGTCCGCGACCGGATGGACCGCGAGTACGCGCAGCCGCTGGACGTCGAGGCGCTCGCGCGCGGCGTGAACATGTCCGCCGGGCACCTCAGCCGCCAGTTCCGGCGCGCCTACGGCGAGTCGCCGTACTCGTACCTGATGACGCGGCGCATCGAACGCGCGATGGCGTTGCTGCGGCGGGGCGACCTCAGCGTCACCGAGGTCTGCTTCGCGGTCGGCTGCTCGTCGCTGGGCACGTTCAGCACCCGGTTCACCGAGCTGGTCGGCGTGCCGCCCAGCGAGTACCGGCGGGAGGCCACCGGCGCGACGGGCGGCATGCCGGCGTGCGTGGCCAAGCAGGTCACCAGACCGGTCAGGAATCGAGAAGCGTCCGCTCCGGGCCCCGACCTAGCGTGA
- a CDS encoding DUF1062 domain-containing protein gives MLKNWLVVPTRLPLVRRRCHVCASERFRTSGKFRVNANHKVIDAWLLLLCTGCGDTVKLTVLDRVNVRSVRPDFLDRLHVNDRGLVAGLLQDPVLQHRNRVTLDWDGAWRLDTGGPVDLAHEVIDVSVRFAARVPVRPVRLIADGCGVARGEVERWLVEGKLVSAVRLGGKLSGDFTFTLKR, from the coding sequence GTGCTCAAAAACTGGCTGGTCGTGCCCACCCGTCTGCCGCTCGTGCGCCGCCGTTGTCACGTGTGCGCGTCCGAACGCTTCCGGACGAGTGGCAAGTTCCGGGTCAACGCCAACCACAAGGTCATCGACGCCTGGCTCCTCCTGCTCTGCACCGGGTGCGGTGACACGGTGAAGCTCACGGTCCTGGATCGGGTCAACGTGCGTTCCGTGCGGCCTGACTTCTTGGACCGGTTGCACGTCAACGACCGCGGCCTGGTCGCCGGGTTGCTCCAGGACCCGGTGCTGCAACACCGCAACCGCGTCACCCTCGACTGGGACGGCGCGTGGCGGCTCGACACCGGTGGTCCGGTCGACCTGGCGCACGAGGTGATCGACGTCTCGGTCCGGTTCGCGGCACGGGTTCCCGTCCGGCCGGTGCGCCTGATCGCCGACGGCTGCGGTGTGGCGCGGGGTGAGGTGGAGCGGTGGCTCGTGGAGGGGAAGCTGGTGTCGGCGGTCCGGTTGGGCGGGAAGCTCTCCGGCGACTTCACCTTCACCCTCAAGCGCTGA
- a CDS encoding MFS transporter, with product MTATAGSTATRRGNGGGAAMVALALGGFAIGTTEFATMGLLPQMAATFDISIPTAGHAISLYALGVVVGAPLIAGLAAKLPRKGLLIGLTLALALGNGLSAIAPNTALLMTARFVAGLPHGAYFGIAAVVATTLVPPERRGTAVARIMIGLTVANLVGVPVATAAGQQIGWRVAYLAVAVIAVATAVAVARWLPRVPAPRDAGMAAELSAFRRPQVWFALLTGMIGFGGMFAVYSYISPITTEVTALSASAVPWVLAVFGLGMTIGATVGGRFVDRSVMGTVFGSLIAVTGVLVVFALTATSPVMAFTTVFLIGLVSQVLASALQVRLMDASPDAPSLASSSNHSALNIANGAGAWLGGLAINAGWGYTSTAWVGVALSLAGLAVAALSVLTSRSRVPA from the coding sequence ATGACGGCGACCGCCGGGTCCACTGCCACCCGTCGCGGCAACGGCGGCGGGGCCGCCATGGTCGCGCTGGCGCTGGGCGGGTTCGCCATCGGGACCACCGAGTTCGCCACCATGGGCCTGCTGCCGCAGATGGCGGCCACGTTCGACATCTCCATCCCCACCGCCGGGCACGCGATCAGCCTGTACGCGCTCGGCGTGGTGGTCGGCGCGCCGCTCATCGCCGGACTGGCCGCGAAGCTGCCCCGCAAGGGCCTGCTGATCGGGCTGACCCTCGCCCTGGCGCTGGGCAACGGCCTGTCCGCCATCGCGCCCAACACCGCCCTGCTGATGACCGCGCGGTTCGTGGCCGGGTTGCCGCACGGCGCGTACTTCGGCATCGCGGCCGTGGTCGCGACCACCCTCGTGCCACCGGAGCGGCGTGGCACGGCGGTCGCCCGGATCATGATCGGCCTGACCGTGGCCAACCTGGTCGGCGTGCCGGTCGCCACCGCCGCCGGTCAGCAGATCGGGTGGCGGGTCGCGTACCTCGCGGTGGCCGTGATCGCGGTCGCGACGGCGGTGGCGGTGGCCAGGTGGCTGCCCCGGGTGCCCGCGCCGAGGGACGCCGGCATGGCCGCCGAGCTGAGCGCGTTCCGCCGGCCCCAGGTGTGGTTCGCGCTGCTCACCGGCATGATCGGGTTCGGCGGCATGTTCGCCGTCTACTCCTACATCTCCCCCATCACCACCGAGGTCACCGCCCTGTCCGCCTCCGCCGTGCCGTGGGTGCTCGCGGTGTTCGGGCTCGGCATGACGATCGGCGCCACGGTCGGCGGCCGGTTCGTGGACCGCTCCGTCATGGGCACGGTGTTCGGGTCGCTGATCGCGGTGACGGGCGTGCTCGTGGTGTTCGCGCTGACCGCGACCTCGCCGGTGATGGCGTTCACGACCGTGTTCCTCATCGGGCTCGTGTCGCAAGTCCTGGCGTCGGCGTTGCAGGTGCGGCTGATGGACGCCTCACCGGACGCGCCGTCGTTGGCGTCGTCGTCGAACCACTCGGCGTTGAACATCGCCAACGGCGCGGGCGCGTGGCTGGGCGGCCTGGCCATCAACGCGGGCTGGGGCTACACGTCCACCGCGTGGGTCGGGGTGGCGTTGAGCCTGGCCGGGCTGGCGGTGGCCGCCCTGTCCGTCCTCACCTCCCGTTCCCGCGTGCCCGCCTGA
- a CDS encoding glycoside hydrolase family 6 protein → MRSLIRVGHALTAVAIAAGLTVTTPAGASTAPRWSPRLDNPYVGAHPYVNPEWSARAAAEPGGTAVSGRPTGVWLGSIASIRGADGKMGLRAHLDEALRQNADLVQLVLWDLPGRDCGRLATGGELAWNELPRYKQEFVDPIAAILADPAYARLRIVTVVEPDSLPFLVTHVLPRNDATLSCEYVKSSGAYTEGIGYALAKLGAIRNVYNYLDISHHGHIGWDDNRLPTLALLVKAATSGGSRLGAVHGFIANTANYSALREEFIVKTTISGQHIQQSRWIDWNPFIDELSFADAFRAEAVAAGFDPRVGVLVDTSRNGWGGPDRPTKPGYETNVDTYVDTSRIDRRTRIYNWCNQTGTGLGERPVAAPRPNVDAYVWMKPPGESDGASIPLPIADEPFNRECDPTYTGRPDATPDPTDAWPDAPPAGRWHSAQFQELLRNAHPVL, encoded by the coding sequence ATGAGATCCCTCATCCGCGTCGGCCACGCGCTGACGGCGGTCGCGATCGCCGCCGGCCTCACCGTCACCACCCCGGCCGGCGCGAGCACCGCGCCGCGCTGGTCGCCCCGCCTGGACAACCCGTACGTCGGCGCCCACCCCTACGTCAACCCCGAGTGGTCCGCGCGCGCCGCCGCCGAACCGGGCGGCACGGCCGTGTCCGGCCGGCCGACCGGCGTGTGGCTCGGCAGCATCGCGTCCATCCGGGGCGCCGACGGGAAGATGGGCCTGCGCGCCCACCTGGACGAAGCGCTGCGGCAGAACGCCGACCTGGTCCAGCTCGTGCTGTGGGACCTGCCGGGCCGCGACTGCGGCCGACTGGCCACCGGCGGCGAGCTGGCCTGGAACGAGCTGCCGCGCTACAAGCAGGAGTTCGTCGACCCGATCGCCGCGATCCTGGCCGACCCGGCGTACGCGCGGCTGCGGATCGTCACGGTCGTGGAGCCCGACTCGTTGCCGTTCCTCGTCACCCACGTCCTGCCGCGCAACGACGCCACCCTCAGCTGCGAGTACGTCAAGTCGTCCGGCGCGTACACCGAGGGCATCGGGTACGCGCTGGCGAAGCTCGGCGCGATCCGGAACGTCTACAACTACCTCGACATCAGCCACCACGGCCACATCGGTTGGGACGACAACCGCCTGCCCACGCTGGCGCTGCTGGTGAAGGCGGCGACCTCGGGCGGCAGCCGGCTCGGCGCCGTGCACGGCTTCATCGCCAACACCGCCAACTACTCCGCGCTGCGGGAGGAGTTCATCGTCAAGACGACGATCAGCGGCCAGCACATCCAGCAGAGCAGGTGGATCGACTGGAACCCGTTCATCGACGAGCTGTCGTTCGCGGACGCCTTCCGGGCCGAGGCGGTGGCGGCGGGCTTCGACCCGCGCGTCGGCGTGCTGGTCGACACCTCCCGCAACGGCTGGGGCGGCCCCGACCGGCCGACCAAGCCGGGTTACGAGACGAACGTGGACACCTACGTCGACACCAGCCGGATCGACCGCAGGACCCGGATCTACAACTGGTGCAACCAGACCGGCACGGGCCTGGGTGAACGCCCGGTCGCCGCGCCGCGGCCGAACGTGGACGCGTACGTGTGGATGAAGCCGCCGGGCGAGTCGGACGGCGCGAGCATCCCGCTGCCGATCGCCGACGAGCCCTTCAACCGGGAGTGCGACCCCACCTACACCGGTCGCCCGGACGCCACGCCGGACCCGACCGACGCGTGGCCGGACGCGCCACCGGCCGGTCGCTGGCACTCGGCGCAGTTCCAGGAGCTGCTGCGCAACGCCCACCCGGTACTCTGA